The following coding sequences lie in one Capsicum annuum cultivar UCD-10X-F1 chromosome 5, UCD10Xv1.1, whole genome shotgun sequence genomic window:
- the LOC107870895 gene encoding protein LEAD-SENSITIVE 1 — protein MAFLGIFVGGSKVVHFNRLEAFSDAVDDEISDLSSSCPTFPDCGFKLPNSGVVLSCLDCFLSDGSLYSFDYGVSPSVFLTRVRGGTCTTAASDLPELVIHRAMYLLQNGFGNYNVFLNNCEDFALYCKTGLLTVDTRGVGSSRQASSIIGAPLAALLSSPLKLLIPSPVGVATLTAGMYCMNRYATDIGVRSDVVKVAVENLAEKLGYGSSRERANVEHKSSNPGTAR, from the coding sequence ATGGCATTCTTAGGTATTTTTGTTGGTGGAAGCAAAGTGGTCCATTTTAACCGTCTCGAGGCCTTTTCTGATGCTGTTGATGATGAAATATCAGACCTTTCTTCTTCATGTCCAACCTTTCCTGACTGTGGATTTAAGCTACCTAACAGTGGCGTCGTACTTTCATGTCTGGATTGCTTTCTCAGCGATGGTTCACTCTACAGCTTTGATTATGGAGTAAGTCCATCTGTTTTCCTTACCAGAGTGCGAGGGGGCACTTGCACTACTGCAGCATCAGACCTTCCAGAGCTGGTCATACACCGAGCAATGTATCTTCTTCAAAATGGATTTGGGAACTATAATGTTTTCCTTAACAATTGTGAGGACTTTGCGCTGTACTGCAAAACAGGCCTTCTGACAGTTGATACACGCGGTGTTGGAAGTAGCAGACAAGCTTCTTCTATCATTGGTGCTCCTTTAGCTGCTCTTCTTTCCTCCCCTCTGAAGTTGCTAATTCCTAGTCCTGTTGGTGTGGCCACACTAACAGCAGGGATGTATTGTATGAATAGATATGCAACTGACATTGGCGTTCGAAGTGATGTTGTCAAAGTAGCAGTTGAGAACCTGGCGGAGAAGCTTGGCTATGGAAGCAGTCGTGAAAGAGCCAACGTAGAACACAAGTCTTCTAATCCAGGAACTGCTAGGTGA